Genomic DNA from Methanoregula sp. UBA64:
GCCCTTGAGGAGCACGGCCACCGTGCCGTTGCTCCCGCCCTTGCTAACGAGCATACGCATAACCTTACCGATCATATCGGGCAGATCTCTGAAACTATCGAATCGGCGGGAAAAGAGAGTGTGATCCTTGTCGGACACAGCTACGGGGGGATGGTCATTACCGGAGTCGCGGACCGGCTGCCGGATAGGATCCGGCGCCTGGTCTACCTTGATGCAGCCCTGCCGGATCCGGGAGAATCTCTTTTTGACCAGTTTATCCAGAGCGGCATCGATCCCCTGTCTGTTCCCGGGCTGGAACCTGCGGCAGCATATACGGAAAAGATCCGGTTCGATCCTGAAAAGATCCGGGCGCTGCTCAAAACCTATATCCGGTGTACGGAAAGCGAGTTTGCCGCAGTGACTTCAGAAGCAATGCGGAAGATCGCAGCTCGCAGGGAAGGGTGGACCTGCCGTGAACTGCCAACATCCCATGTACCGATGGCCACCATGCCCGGGCGGTTATACCGGCTGCTGCTCGCAGCTGCTGAGTAATACCCGGGGCGGTGTAGGTCCGGCTCTTTTAGTGTATATGTAAGGCCGCGGGTATCCTGGACGGGAAGAAGAGTGCGGCAGGGTGCGCGATCCTGCCCGGGATCGGCCCGGAAACCTGCGCGGAAATGTACGGCCCCCGCGTCCGGGCGATCTGCCGCGGGGTGGGGGGATCGCGTGCCGGTTCCCTGCGCGACCCGGTCCGGGCTAAGCTGTCGGACAAGGCGATTCCCCGGGAAACCTGCCGTATTCTGCGAATCCGGCCGGTATTATCCGATATTTCCCGGGATCCGGGAAACCCCGCGAATCTTCGCGGAACCTGCGGCATGGAACGCACGGCCGGTACAGGGAAAATCCGCCCGATGCGGGCCCGGTGCCCGGTTCCGGTTGGCCGGTACAAGTATCGCAGCTGCATATAGAATCCCCCAAATCAATCTCCCCGGAAAAACCGGGCCTGGCCGGGGAGTAACCCTTAAATGCTAGTGTGTGGAATAATGTGATCCA
This window encodes:
- a CDS encoding alpha/beta fold hydrolase — encoded protein: MATYILVHGGNMSAKTWNRLTKRHNFPEGTRLGARYWDGTVAALEEHGHRAVAPALANEHTHNLTDHIGQISETIESAGKESVILVGHSYGGMVITGVADRLPDRIRRLVYLDAALPDPGESLFDQFIQSGIDPLSVPGLEPAAAYTEKIRFDPEKIRALLKTYIRCTESEFAAVTSEAMRKIAARREGWTCRELPTSHVPMATMPGRLYRLLLAAAE